AGAAAGTCGTCGAGCGTCACCGCGGGCGGATTTGGTTGGAGTCCGAACACGGGATCGGATCGACCTTCTATTTTTCAATTTCCAAACATCTCCAGGATCACCCGCACCCGGACAGCGATACCAAGCCAAGCGATTTCGATTAACTCGCGGGTGGTGCCACCGCTGACTTCCTGTTTCAGATTCCCTGTCGTCGCTTAAGATCGACTAAGAATGCATCATTGCTCGCGATGTTGGCAGCCGAACGTCGCCTCAGGTGCAACGTTTATCACCGGCGGCCCGAGCCAGCTTTCTCTCGGCATTTGGCCTGGGCTGTCAAACACCCACCAACGCCCCCATAATGCTTTTGATTAAATCGTTGCGCGCCCTGATAGTTTTTTGTTGGAGTTTGAAGATGACTGTCTTTCTGATAGCCACATTGGACACCAAAGGCTTGGAAGCTCAATTCGTTCGTGATTTTCTTAAGACGGCCGGTGTGAAAGTAACCCTGGTGGACACCGGCTGTCTGGGACAACCTCAAGTGTCAGCTGACATCACACGCGAAGCGGTCTTCGCAGCGGCAGGGACATCACTCGAAGCAGTCAAAGCCCAATCCGATCGGGGCTTTGCTGTCACCACTGCCGCCCGCGGCGTTACAGCCATCGTGCAGAAAGTTCACCAAACTGGCGATCTCCAGGGAGTGTTTAGCTTGGGCGGATCGGCCGGAACGACAATCGGTACCGCCGCAATGCGTTGCTTGCCGATGGGTATCCCGAAACTGATGGTCAGCACTTTGGCATCGGGTGACGTGCGAGCTTTTGTCGGTGTTCGCGACATCTTGATGATGAATTCAATCGTAGATATTGCGGGCCTCAATCACATCAGCCGTACGGTGCTCCGAGAAGCGGCTGCCGCCATGGTCGGCATGGTTAACGCATCGTCTCTCGTCCCATCGAACGATGATAGACCGATCATAGCTGCAACGATGTTCGGCGTGACGACTCCGTGTGTTGAGCAAGCCAGACAAGTGCTCGAAACGGCCGGATACGAGGTGCTGGTTTTTCACGCGACTGGAACAGGCGGACAAGCAATGGAAGAGCTAATCAACGATGGCATGATCGCCGGCGTGCTCGACATCACCACCACCGAAATTGCCGACGAGGTTGTCGGTGGAATGCTTTCAGCTGGCCCTCTTCGCTTGACGGCGGCTGGGGCTCGCGGTATCCCGCAAGTTGTTTCGGTAGGTGCCACCGATATGGTTAACTTCTGGGCGATGAGTAGCGTTCCGGTTAGATTCCAGAACCGTCAACTGTACCAACACAACGAAAACGTCACACTCATGCGGACGACACCAGCAGAATGCCGCCAAATCGGAGAGCAGATCGCTAACAAATTGAACGCGGCAGTTGGCCCTGTACGCATCTTGCTACCACTTCAAGGTGTCTCTGCGATCGACCGGGAAGGTGAACCGTTTGACGATCGGACGGCTCGATCGGAACTGTTTAACGCGATCCGCCTTGGCATTGATGGCCCCACAATTGTCGAGCTCGATCAACACATCAATGACGAAAGATTTGCAGTTACCGCTGCGGAAACTTTGATCGAACTGATGACCAAATAACCACCACTTCGTTTCGGCTACAGCTTAAGATGACTTGGATAGTCGACGCCGGAGAAACAAGCTCAGTAAAAGCGGAAGCGATATCGACACACTCGCCGCCACCACCATCCATTCGTTTTCTGCTGCGAGGTAGCCCAACAAGGAATAAGCCAAGGCGATTCCCAGATTGCTCAATAGGACCGGCGGTAAGAACTCCCGCCAACTCATACGGTTGACGCCCATCAGCAAAACAGTCGCTTCCGCCAAGATGGGTAGTGCGCGCGTCAACACCAACACGACGGCGCCATACTGCCCACTCATCCGATCGATGTAATTCAAATCAGCCACACTCGATAGCCGCACAGCCAGCGGGCGTCCGAGTCGCCGACCGATGAGAAATCCAACGACAGCGCCAAGATTTAAGCCAACCCACGACGCGACTGTGGCCAACAGCGGGCCCAGTTGGCTGCCCGCCAAGGTGCTCACCAAACTGGAGGGTACCGGCAACAAGATATCCGTGCCCAGCAGGCCAATCACCACCACCACAACGATCCACGCTGCCGGTGGATGCTCAACAAATTGATTCACCCACTGTTCGATCGTCTGATGAAAAAGGACGAAAGGCACGATTGGCACCAGCAGAACCAGTGCAATCAACAAGATTGGACGAAAGCGGAAGCTCACCATGGTTACCTTCTTGAGTCTCGAAGCAGAACGAATCACCCCTTCCCATGGGGTTTCGACAGGTTCCAACCCGTACTCGCATGACCGGAAGACCGAACGCACCCACAACGTTCTGATGACTTTTCACGTCTAACGAAGCGACCAGAAGCTAAAATAGAAGCTGGCGGTGGTCCTGAACAGA
The sequence above is drawn from the Pirellulaceae bacterium genome and encodes:
- a CDS encoding Tm-1-like ATP-binding domain-containing protein translates to MTVFLIATLDTKGLEAQFVRDFLKTAGVKVTLVDTGCLGQPQVSADITREAVFAAAGTSLEAVKAQSDRGFAVTTAARGVTAIVQKVHQTGDLQGVFSLGGSAGTTIGTAAMRCLPMGIPKLMVSTLASGDVRAFVGVRDILMMNSIVDIAGLNHISRTVLREAAAAMVGMVNASSLVPSNDDRPIIAATMFGVTTPCVEQARQVLETAGYEVLVFHATGTGGQAMEELINDGMIAGVLDITTTEIADEVVGGMLSAGPLRLTAAGARGIPQVVSVGATDMVNFWAMSSVPVRFQNRQLYQHNENVTLMRTTPAECRQIGEQIANKLNAAVGPVRILLPLQGVSAIDREGEPFDDRTARSELFNAIRLGIDGPTIVELDQHINDERFAVTAAETLIELMTK
- a CDS encoding VTT domain-containing protein; its protein translation is MVSFRFRPILLIALVLLVPIVPFVLFHQTIEQWVNQFVEHPPAAWIVVVVVIGLLGTDILLPVPSSLVSTLAGSQLGPLLATVASWVGLNLGAVVGFLIGRRLGRPLAVRLSSVADLNYIDRMSGQYGAVVLVLTRALPILAEATVLLMGVNRMSWREFLPPVLLSNLGIALAYSLLGYLAAENEWMVVAASVSISLPLLLSLFLRRRLSKSS